The Anabaena sp. PCC 7108 region GAATTCACAAAATAGGCTGCTGCAATCATACTCATTAATATCCGCATGACTGCCAGTTGATCAGGATCTGTCATGATTGGTAAATTGATTAAATCCTCAATGTTTATGATTTGTGGAGGTGATTTTTCTAAAATAACTCCAAACATTTGCAGTAAATTTAACCCTGTATCAATTGCTAATTGCATCTTTACTTGAGCCATATACATCTGCATTTGAGCTTCATAAACTCTGACTTGATCAAGTAGACTAATTGCATTTTGCTTGACTATTTCTACATAAATGCTAGATTGCTCAAAGTTAACGTTTAAATATTCTGCTTCTACGGCTTCTACATAAAGATTTAATGTCAATTGATATTGATGCTGCCAACTATCTGTAGGTAAAAATCCTAAACCCATATTCAAATATTTAACAGCAGCATCATAAGCTGTAGAAGATTTGGCTTTAGAACCAGCAATTAAATTAAGTTGAGCTAATTTATATTTTTCTGAATCAGTTGTAATTAAATCAATTCCAAAATTAAACTGATTTACGATAGTAAATATATGTTCTTCTAGTTCAACAGAATTTGTGTGTTGTAAAATGAGTTGACCAATTTTTAAGTGAATTGCTCGTTTATCTCTTTCAGGAATAAGATGATAAGCAGCTTGTTGAACTCTGTCATGTAGAAATTTGTATTTAATTATTACTTGTTCAGAGTTATTAATTTCTAAATCTGCGGTAGATACAGAAACATTATCTGTAAAGAACTTGTAGACTTGATTTTGTGGTAGAATAAGCCCTTCTTGTAAAGCTTGCCACAACTCTGCGGCTGTTTCTGCATGGGGTCTTCCATAGACTATAGATAAAGTATGTAAATCAAATTGGTTGCCAATACAAGCTGCTATTTTTAATATATTCTGTGTATTATTTGGTAATTTTTGTAACTGGATGGCTAAAAATTGCAGTACATCATTATATTGATGTAAAGCCTTAGCTTCATTAATATCACATTGCCAATAACCGAGATTAAAATTAAAACTAATTAACCCATCTTCATAAAGAGATTTTAGTAATTGGTTACTAAAAAATGGATTACCTTGTGCTTTTGTTAAAAGTAATTTAGTTAAAGTTATGGCTTCTGCCTGTGAGCAACCTAGAGTATCTGTAATCAAAAGATTAAGGTGAGATTTATCTAAAGGTCTCAGGGTAATTTGATTAACTACAGCTTGAGTTTTACGAATATTATCTAATGTGATGATGAAAGGATGTCCAGGGTAAACTTCATTATCTCGATATGCACCAATTAATAAAAGATATTGTACATCTGTTTCATTCATCAATAATTCTATTAACTTTAAAGAAGTAGCATCTGCCCATTGTAAATCATCCAAAAAAATCACCAAAGGATGTTCTTTAGCGGCAAATACTTTAATAAAATTACCAAATAGCAAATTAAAGCGATTTTGAGAAGCAATCCCTATCAGTTCTGGAACATTAGGTTGCTTACCAATAATATTTTCTAATTTAGGAATCACATCAATTATTACTTTTGCTTGCTCCCCTAAAGCTAATAAAATCTTATCTTTCCATTGTTGTAGATTGGCTGCGCTTTCAGTTAATATTTGATTTAATAAGCTTTCTAATGATTCCAAAAACCCAGAGAAAGGAATATTACGTTGAAGTTGGTCATATTTACCAGAAATAAAATAAGCTTTGTTAAGAATAATAGGTTTATGAACTTCATTAATAACAGATGTTTTGCCAATTCCAGAAAAACCCCCAACTAGCATCAATTCCTTGGTGCCATTGCTAATTCTTTCAAAGGCATTTAATAATGTTGTAATTTCATTTTCTCTACCATAAATTTTTTCGGGAATCAGAAAGCGTTGTGATATATCACTGGTTCCTAATTGAAAATTAGAAATTTCTCCACTATTTAGTAACATCTGCTGACAAATTTCTAAATCATGTCTAATTCCTTTTGCAGTTTGATATCTGTTTTCAGGCATTTTTGCCATTAGCTTTGTAATGATATCTGCAATAATCTGAGGAATGTGAGGATTAATTTCTCTAGGATTTTTTGGTTGTTTTGCTAAATGGCAGTGTAGTAATTCTAAGGGATTATTACTATCAAAAGGTAAGTTGGCTGTGAGTAGTTGATAAAAGGTAACACCTAGAGAGTAAAAATCGGTACGGTAGTCTATGGCTCGATTCATTCTTCCTGTTTGTTCAGGTGACATATAAGCAAATGTCCCTTCCAATACATTCGGGCTTTTTATTTCGGCGTTTTCTTTAGGCAATAGACAGGAAATACTGAAATCTATTAGCTTAATTTGTTTATTTTCTGGATTAATAATAATATTTTTAGGCTTGATATCTTTATGAATAATATTTTGTTCATAAATAAAATCTAATGCTTTAGTAATTGGAATAGCAATAGTAAAAAAAAGCTCTAGGCTTAATGGTTGAGAATTAGCATATTCATGTAGAGATATTCCGCCAATATCTTCTATAATCAACGCATAACTATTAGCATAGGGTTCTAGTTTATAACATTTAATAATATTTGGATGTTCTATTTTTTGGGCAATGGCAAATTGATTTTTTAGCGAAATCAATTCGCACAATTGAGGATACTGTGCATTCAAGGTTTTGATAATGACAGGAGTCTGTGTCTTCTCTTGCTCACCACGATAAACAGTAGTTCTGGGACTAACATAAATAACTTCCGTAATCCGATAACCAGGAATAGTAATAGCAGAAATTTTGCTTTTGCTCATAAAGCTGGGTACAAATCAATTCCAAATCAAAAATTGTTAACTTAAACAATGGAAATTATGCTATTAATTTTACCTTCCTCTTGATTATTTAATGATGAGATGAACGAAATAAATGATTATGTTCAGGGTGGTATAAACGAGAGCGTCCATTTACTGCTAAGAGTGCAGGACTAATTATATAAAGTGTAGTCCGTAGCAATTGTTCTTGATGGGTACAGTTAGCCATTTCCGCAAGTGGGACAACCCGGATTTTTTCATCAGGCCAACCAACACGAAAACAAATGGCTACTTGGGTTTGTGGTGGATAATGTTCTAGTAGTTTAGCTTGTGCCTCAGCAACATGACGCGCACTTAGATATAAACAGATACTAGCCTGATGTGCTGCTAAAGTGGCTAATTCTTCTGTAGCGGGAACCTCTGTGCGGCCACTAATGCGGGTAAGGATAATAGTCTGTACCAACCCAGGGATAGTTAGTTCGATTTTCAGTTGAGCGGCTGCGGCTTGAAAGGCACTGATTCCAGGGATAACTTCAAAGGGGATATGATCTGCTGCTAAAAGCTGCATTTGCTCTTGTATGGCACTGTAGAGACTAGGATCACCAGAATGAAGACGAACCACAGATTTATGCGATCGCACCCTTTCAATCATAATCGGTAAAATCTCTTCTAAAGTCTTATTGGCAGTTTGAATGATCTCCGCATCTGAGCGACAAATATCTAAAATCTGTGCTGGTACTAAGGAATCAGCAAATAAAATTACATCAGCCCTGGCCAAGAGTTTGTGCGCTTTAACCGTTAATAAATCAGGATCTCCCGGTCCTGCACCCACAATATAGACAGCGGCTGCTAAGGAATTTAACTGAGCTTTATCACTCAAATTACGCATATATTCACTCATACACAACTATAAATTAATGTCGCTAAAAAATTCTTTTGGCATTTCTGCCGCAGCTTTCCGGATTCACCCCCTTGAGGTTGTAGAAAGAAATGGTAGATGCACCCTGGTTAAGCCCTAGAGAACACTCTGGGGCATTTTTTATGGGGATAGAGGATAGGTAATATCATGTCCCCAGGTCAGTCGTAATAATTAAGTATTCAACCAGATACAATATCACTCTTTGAGGGGGGAACTACATCGGGTAAAGAGCGTTTTAGCAAATAAAGCCAAGCTAAACCAATTATTCCGAAAATAATGCCACTTAAACTGACTATTTGGGCAATTCTCAGCGGACCTAGCATCAAGCTATCTGTGCGTAAGCCTTCTATCCAAAAGCGTCCTAAGCTATAAGCCACCCAGTAAACTAGAAATAGCGTCCCTAGCTTCAGCCGTGGGCGATTAGATAGAGTGCGAAAAAATAAAGTCAGCAGCAGGGCAAACACCATTAAATCCCACAAAGACTCATAGAGAAAGGTGGGATGGAAATATTCAAAATTAGCCAAGCTGAGGGGACGACGCTCTGGGGGAATATATAATTTCCAAGGTAAACTTGTGGGACCACCAAAAGCTTCAGAGTTGAAAAAATTTCCCCAACGTCCAATCGCTTGCCCTAAAATCAACGAAGGCGCTACCAAATCGGTTAATTGCCAGAAAGATATGTGTTTAAGTTTGGCAAAGATTAACGCCGCAGTTACACCACCGATAATCGCACCATGTATGGCAATACCTCCCTGCCAAATAGCAATTATTCGCTCTGGGTGTTGAGAGTATTCTGACCATTGAAACAAAACATAATATATCCTAGCTGCTGGAATAGCGCCAATTACCAGCCAAATGGACAAATCGCTGAGTAAATCTGGATTAACGTGACGACGCTTTGCTAAGTATTGGGAAAGACTCACACCAATTAACACAGCCGAGGCAATCAACAAGCCATACCAGCGGATAACTATTGGTCCTATTTTTACCAGAATCGGTCCGGGAGAAGTAAATTGAAACGCTAAGGGCAATGCCGAAAAATCCAGTTCCATGCAAAATTACCTTAAATATTTTGATGACGAGAGGATTTTAAAATCCTTATTCCCTTTCTAGTGTAGGATTACGTATCTTTTTCCTTTGCATCCTACTCTTTGAGACGTTTCGCTAATACAGTTCATTTAATCGGTATTCTTTTGGTGGGAACGAGGTAGGCGCGACCCACCCTAAAAATCATAAGCTGTAGTGATTTGAATTTCTACATTTTGGGAAGATGAAGATCAATCAATTCAAAATGCCAAAGCACTCCTACCAACTTCATTCTGGTTTTTAGCTTCTACTTGTAATGCTAGATTTAAGTAAGTTAAATTAGATTATGTCGATATAATCACCTAAAGTACATTGATGCATCTACGATTGTGATTGCGATTTATCCTGGTAGTTTTGATCCCATTACCTTGGGACACCTTGACATAATTCGGCGCAGTAGTCGGCTGTTTGAGCAGGTGATAGTCGCTGTATTGGGAAATCCTAACAAAATGCCACTGTTTACAGTGCAGCAAAGGTTAGCACAGATTCGCCTAACTACAAAACATTTACCAAATGTGGAAGTAGATAGCTTTAATGGTTTGACTGTCAACTATGCCAATTTGCGACAAGCACAAGTTTTAATCAGGGGTTTAAGAGCAGTTTCTGACTTTGAAATCGAGCTACAAATGGCGCACACTAATAAAACACTTTCGACTCAGATAGAGACGGTTTTTCTGGCCACCTCGAATGAGTATAGTTTTTTAAGTAGTAGTGTGGTAAAAGAGATTGCAAAGTTTGGTGGCTCTGTTGATCATCTTGTTCCTCCACACATTGCCCTGGATATATACCAATGCTACAACCAAAACTCTCCAGTCCTGAGTCCAATCACAACGGAAACAATCCTCTCCCCCAGGAGCATCCCAATGGACAACCAGGGGTAGATATTCAGCAGGAACTTAACCGTCTAGAGGATATGGTTCTCTCTAGTTTAAGAATTCCGCTGACGGGACGTACGCTCATAGATGAAGAAAAGCTCTTAGAACAGTTGGATTTTGTCCGTCTTTCCTTACCATCTGTGTTTCAGGAATCAGCAGAGTTACTCCAACAAAAGGAGGAAATCATGCTGGAAGCTGAGGAATATGGACAGCAGGTTGTGGAAG contains the following coding sequences:
- the coaD gene encoding pantetheine-phosphate adenylyltransferase, with the protein product MIAIYPGSFDPITLGHLDIIRRSSRLFEQVIVAVLGNPNKMPLFTVQQRLAQIRLTTKHLPNVEVDSFNGLTVNYANLRQAQVLIRGLRAVSDFEIELQMAHTNKTLSTQIETVFLATSNEYSFLSSSVVKEIAKFGGSVDHLVPPHIALDIYQCYNQNSPVLSPITTETILSPRSIPMDNQG
- the lgt gene encoding prolipoprotein diacylglyceryl transferase; the protein is MELDFSALPLAFQFTSPGPILVKIGPIVIRWYGLLIASAVLIGVSLSQYLAKRRHVNPDLLSDLSIWLVIGAIPAARIYYVLFQWSEYSQHPERIIAIWQGGIAIHGAIIGGVTAALIFAKLKHISFWQLTDLVAPSLILGQAIGRWGNFFNSEAFGGPTSLPWKLYIPPERRPLSLANFEYFHPTFLYESLWDLMVFALLLTLFFRTLSNRPRLKLGTLFLVYWVAYSLGRFWIEGLRTDSLMLGPLRIAQIVSLSGIIFGIIGLAWLYLLKRSLPDVVPPSKSDIVSG
- a CDS encoding ATP-binding sensor histidine kinase — encoded protein: MSKSKISAITIPGYRITEVIYVSPRTTVYRGEQEKTQTPVIIKTLNAQYPQLCELISLKNQFAIAQKIEHPNIIKCYKLEPYANSYALIIEDIGGISLHEYANSQPLSLELFFTIAIPITKALDFIYEQNIIHKDIKPKNIIINPENKQIKLIDFSISCLLPKENAEIKSPNVLEGTFAYMSPEQTGRMNRAIDYRTDFYSLGVTFYQLLTANLPFDSNNPLELLHCHLAKQPKNPREINPHIPQIIADIITKLMAKMPENRYQTAKGIRHDLEICQQMLLNSGEISNFQLGTSDISQRFLIPEKIYGRENEITTLLNAFERISNGTKELMLVGGFSGIGKTSVINEVHKPIILNKAYFISGKYDQLQRNIPFSGFLESLESLLNQILTESAANLQQWKDKILLALGEQAKVIIDVIPKLENIIGKQPNVPELIGIASQNRFNLLFGNFIKVFAAKEHPLVIFLDDLQWADATSLKLIELLMNETDVQYLLLIGAYRDNEVYPGHPFIITLDNIRKTQAVVNQITLRPLDKSHLNLLITDTLGCSQAEAITLTKLLLTKAQGNPFFSNQLLKSLYEDGLISFNFNLGYWQCDINEAKALHQYNDVLQFLAIQLQKLPNNTQNILKIAACIGNQFDLHTLSIVYGRPHAETAAELWQALQEGLILPQNQVYKFFTDNVSVSTADLEINNSEQVIIKYKFLHDRVQQAAYHLIPERDKRAIHLKIGQLILQHTNSVELEEHIFTIVNQFNFGIDLITTDSEKYKLAQLNLIAGSKAKSSTAYDAAVKYLNMGLGFLPTDSWQHQYQLTLNLYVEAVEAEYLNVNFEQSSIYVEIVKQNAISLLDQVRVYEAQMQMYMAQVKMQLAIDTGLNLLQMFGVILEKSPPQIINIEDLINLPIMTDPDQLAVMRILMSMIAAAYFVNSEFLLPIIFTMIDISVKYGNSSTSAYGYVFYGFLLCGTFLEIDTGYRYGELALNLSDKFNAGNIRFRVILFWYGGIKCWKQHFRELLLPLQENIYYGLEMGEIEYVAYCSANYVFKLVLAGENLIDISQSIDQHIALMINLQQQWSISNQKIWKQMIFNLMELTDNQHQLNGDFVNEQLYLSLLETKNYNCLFTFYLAETILFYLFGKNKQAINSAVLGKQYTASVRGQIIVCEHTYYYSLALLAEYHHQSINDQKQYLQQVLANQQQMQIWTNYAPCNFKHKYDLVEAEKARVLGNNWQAVELYEQAIKGAKETGYIQEEALANKLAAQFFINLGKEKIAQTYLIDAYYCYVNWGAKAKIEDLEKSYPQLLDPILKQKKIILHQSEVPAFISKIISEPNITSVSAILDLETVTKASLAISSEIEIDKLLHTLLQVIIENVGAKKATLILQQEGNLILVAQSIDAQGIGLQSIPINNSQNIPLSIINYVYNTREFLLINNASAAGNFIADPYIIKYQPKSILCSPILSHGKIVGIIYLENELITGAFNPERLKVLKLLSSQAAISLENAQLYSKLEEKVAYRTQELNEKNLFLEKTLHKLKLTQSQLIQTEKMSSLGQMVAGIAHEINNPVNFIYANVEHASNYIQALINLLNIYQQEYPNPTKSIQENKENIDFNFLIQDLPKVLDSMKLGSERIRKIVLGLRNFARLDESEMKPVDIHEGIESTLMLLQPRFKDKLGYSPNIVIKDYAQLPLVTCYPSQLNQVFMNIISNAIDALHTYEQNLSPEIRKSNSSHITIHTQISNKNWVRITIKDNGMGMSSEVKQRIFDPFFTTKPVGEGTGLGLSISYQIVVDKHGGKIECISEPEQGTEFLIEIPINLNLKATTS
- the cobM gene encoding precorrin-4 C(11)-methyltransferase produces the protein MSEYMRNLSDKAQLNSLAAAVYIVGAGPGDPDLLTVKAHKLLARADVILFADSLVPAQILDICRSDAEIIQTANKTLEEILPIMIERVRSHKSVVRLHSGDPSLYSAIQEQMQLLAADHIPFEVIPGISAFQAAAAQLKIELTIPGLVQTIILTRISGRTEVPATEELATLAAHQASICLYLSARHVAEAQAKLLEHYPPQTQVAICFRVGWPDEKIRVVPLAEMANCTHQEQLLRTTLYIISPALLAVNGRSRLYHPEHNHLFRSSHH